A single genomic interval of Coccidioides posadasii str. Silveira chromosome 1, complete sequence harbors:
- a CDS encoding uncharacterized protein (EggNog:ENOG410PGH8~COG:C~BUSCO:9392at33183) encodes MKAAVLGASGGIGQPLSLLLKICPLVDELALFDVVNTPGVTADLSHISSVAKTSGFLKDDDGLKKALTGTDLVVIPAGIPRKPGMTRDDLFKINAGIVKELVQGVADYCPKAFVLIISNPVNSTVPIAAEVLKAAGVFDPKKLFGVTTLDVVRAETFSQEFNGQKNPADTVIPVIGGHSGETIVPMFSQAKPAFTVPADRYDALVNRIQFGGDEVVKAKSGAGSATLSMAWAGFRFAESVIKAVKGQKGIVESTFVYLPGVQGGDSIIKKTGLEFFSTPVELGASGAEKAIDILDGATEKEKQLLDVCYKGLKGNIEKGIDFVKNPPQKL; translated from the exons ATGAAGGCTG CTGTTCTTGGTGCTTCTGGCGGCATTGGCCAG CCCCTTTCCCTCCTCTTGAAGATTTGCCCTTTGGTTGATGAACTTGCTCTTTTTGATGTTGTTAACACTCCTGGCGTTACTGCCGATTTGTCTCACATTTCCTCCGTTGCT AAAACGTCTGGATTTCTcaaagatgatgatggcttGAAGAAAGCCCTTACTGGGACCGATCTTGTCGTTATTCCTGCTGGAATCCCCC GCAAGCCTGGTATGACTCGCGATGATCTTTTCAAGATCAATGCTGGTATCGTCAAGGAATTGGTCCAGGGCGTCGCCGATTACTGCCCCAAGGCTTTCGTTCTTATCATCTCTAATCCTGTCAACTCTACCGTTCCGATTGCCGCCGAGGTCCTGAAGGCGGCGGGCGTCTTCGACCCCAAGAAACTCTTCGGTGTCACCACCTTGGATGTCGTCCGTGCTGAAACCTTCTCTCAGGAGTTCAACGGCCAGAAGAACCCCGCTGACACCGTGATCCCTGTTATCGGCGGTCATTCTGGCGAGACCATTGTCCCAATGTTTAGCCAGGCCAAGCCTGCGTTCACCGTCCCAGCAGACAGATATGATGCCCTTGTGAACC GTATTCAATTTGGTGGAGACGAGGTCGTCAAGGCAAAGAGTGGCGCCGGATCGGCCACTCTGTCTATGGCATGGGCAGGATTCCG ATTTGCGGAGAGTGTCATCAAGGCTGTTAAGGGCCAGAAGGGCATCGTCGAATCTACTTTCGTCTATCTTCCGGGAGTTCAGGGTGGTGATTCTATCATCAAGAAGACCGGATTAGAATTCTTCTCAACCCCAGTTGAGCTTGGA GCCTCTGGTGCCGAGAAGGCTATCGATATCCTCGATGGCGCCACggagaaggagaagcagCTTCTAGACGTCTGCTACAAGGGCCTCAAGGGCAACATCGAGAAAGGAATTGACTTTGTCAAGAACCCTCCACAAAA GTTGTAA
- the SF3B4 gene encoding Splicing factor 3B subunit 4 (EggNog:ENOG410PHEN~COG:A~BUSCO:13066at33183): MSGARHWEQDKEATVYVGNLDERVTDSLVWELMLQAGRIVNVHLPKDRVTQTHQGYGFVEFISEEDAEYASRIMNQVRLYGKPIRVNKASADKLKAIEVGAELFVGNLDPMVTEQVLYDTFSRFGPLISMPKVARDDANLSKGYGFVSFANFEASDDAIANMNGQYLMNKEISVQYAYKKDGKGERHGDQAERMLAAQARKHNVQPQTQVLPPHVPGGHAPPMAPAPAVNGDISRPVSTGPPDFGAGRGVPAPNAPYGNMPPQPPHRPAPPPQPLTAPLGTPPAGLPARPPPSQAGYGGPPPGFAPPRGFGQPAPPPGFGAPPVGTHGPPLGQLPPGFQQPGYGRGR; the protein is encoded by the exons ATGTCGGGGGCAAGGCATTG GGAGCAGGACAAAGAGGCGACGGTATACGTTGGAAATCTAGATGAGCGCGTGACAGACAGCCTAGTATGGGAGCTAATGCTTCAAGCCGGCCGCATTGTTAACGTCCATCTCCCGAAAGACCGAGTTACCCAAACACATCAAGGGTATGGTTTCGTCGAGTTTATCAGCGAAGAAGACGCTGAATATGCGTCGCGCATTATGAATCAGGTGCGCCTTTATGGTAAACCGATTCGAGTCAATAAGGCGTCTGCGGACAAACTGAAGGCCATTGAAGTCGGCGCGGAGCTTTTCGTCGGGAATTTGGACCCGATGGTTACAGAGCAGGTTTTATACGATACTTTTAGCAGATTTGGGCCTTTAATATCAATGCCAAAG GTCGCTCGGGATGATGCCAATCTCTCAAAGGGCTACGGATTCGTTTCGTTCGCTAATTTCGAGGCGTCAGACGATGCTATTGCTAATATGAACGGACAATATCTTATGAACAAGGAGATATCTGTTCAATATGCTTACAAGAAAGATGGAAAGGGAGAGCGACACGGAGACCAAGCAGAGAGAATGCTCGCCGCCCAAGCCCGCAAGCACAATGTCCAGCCACAAACTCAAGTTTTACCACCCCACGTACCAGGCGGGCATGCACCGCCGATGGCTCCTGCACCAGCTGTGAATGGAGATATAAGCCGCCCCGTCAGCACAGGCCCGCCAGATTTTGGAGCTGGGAGAGGCGTCCCTGCGCCCAATGCGCCATATGGGAATATGCCGCCTCAACCACCTCACCGGCCGGCCCCTCCACCACAACCTCTTACGGCACCATTAGGCACGCCGCCTGCTGGGCTACCCGCTCGGCCTCCACCGTCTCAAGCCGGCTATGGCGGGCCACCTCCAGGTTTTGCTCCACCTCGGGGGTTTGGCCAGCCTGCTCCGCCTCCTGGGTTTGGCGCTCCTCCAGTTGGTACACATGGTCCTCCGCTGGGACAATTACCACCGGGATTCCAGCAACCAGGGTATGGAAGGGGTCGATGA
- the TRS33 gene encoding Trafficking protein particle complex subunit 33 (EggNog:ENOG410PKMP~COG:U~BUSCO:14009at33183): MSFDTTPTPSFSASDPHARFLNSSCLDLLLIELVPMAERLVQELEANNAPDGANGAKVLEEEELREATFYRLESLGYRVGLGLAERFSRDRPRFTDNLDVIKFLCKDMWTILFRKQVDNLKTNHRGVYVLTDNSFKPFQRMSMVVRSEAVTRAQSYLWFPCGIIRGVLASLGISATVQAESADLPGATFQIKTTQLKS, translated from the exons ATGTCCTTCGACACCACTCCTACGCCCTCTTTTAGCGCGTCCGATCCTCACGCCCGCTTCCTGAATTCCTCATGTCTCGATCTGCTCCTCATCGAGCTCGTGCCCATGGCAGAGCGGCTAGTTCAAGAGCTGGAAGCTAACAATGCTCCGGACGGAGCGAATGGCGCAAAAGTATTAGAAGAAGAGGAGCTGCGCGAAGCTACGTTTTATAGATTGGAAAGTCTGGGATACAGGGTTGGACTGGGGCTGGCGGAACG ATTCTCCCGCGATCGCCCCCGCTTCACTGATAACCTAGATGTAATCAAGTTCCTCTGCAAGGACATGTGGACAATCCTCTTCAGAAAGCAGGTAGACAATCTCAAGACGAACCATAGA GGTGTCTATGTTCTCACAGATAATTCTTTTAAACCATTCCAGCGCATGAGTATGGTTGTTAGGAGTGAAGCAGTTACAAGAGCGCAATCA TATCTCTGGTTTCCATGCGGTATAATTCGCGGGGTATTAGCGAGCCTAGGTATTAGTGCTACAGTTCAAGCCGAATCGGCAGACTTACCAGGCGCGACGTTTCAGATCAAGACGACGCAACTGAAGTCATGA
- a CDS encoding uncharacterized protein (EggNog:ENOG410PR51~COG:S~TransMembrane:1 (o6-22i)~BUSCO:16452at33183), which produces MAYLLYSLTLFVLILGTVLYFTRNRWLPLLPVPDYFYQRLPTTFHGDAELGLSSADFSLASNIEAGDDRGGLDERGKREVLKIMKSRRVDFNEARKIYMERRFAKNNIGPDGMPRDPKFVSFS; this is translated from the exons ATGGCCTATCTCTTATACTCCCTGACCCTTTTCGTCCTCATTCTTGGAACAG TTCTCTATTTTACTCGTAACCGGTGGCTTCCTCTTCTGCCCGTCCCAGACTATTTCTACCAACGCCTTCCAACGACGTTCCATGGCGATGCCGAATTAGGACTTTCCTCCGCCGATTTTAGCCTTGCGTCAAACATAGAAGCAGGCGATGACCGTGGCGGCCTAGACGAGCGCGGCAAACGAGAAGTTCTGAAAATTATGAAAAGTAGACGGGTAGATTTCAACGAGGCTCGAAAGATCTATATGGAGCGACGGTTCGCGAAAAATAATATTGGACCGGATGGCATGCCTAGAGATCCCAAGTTTGTTTCATTTTCGTGA
- a CDS encoding uncharacterized protein (EggNog:ENOG410PHZI~COG:C~BUSCO:9614at33183): protein MSDKNVLSPSLVETIAGFTAGVVSTLVVHPLDIVKTRLQVDRFSTSRIGNSLRIIREIGRHEGGLRAFYRGLTPNLVGNSVSWGLYFLWYRNLKDALNTFYGPQKNGLDSLDYFVASGTAGVLTAVLTNPIWVIKTRMLSTGANVTGAYPSMTHGIREIYRSEGFKGFYRGMIPALFGVGHGALQFMAYEQLKRYRSQSMSSGLTTSDSGAGKLGNVDYLALSGLSKIFAGSVTYPYQVLRARLQTYDAAGTYRGLGDVIAQIWRREGLAGFYKGLGPNLFRVLPSTWVTFLVYENMREYCLQP from the exons ATGAGCGACAAAAATGTTCTCTCGCCATCCCTGGTTGAGACGATAGCCGGGTTCACGGCTGGCGTCGTCTCGACGCTTGTTGTGCATCCGCTTGACATTGTCAAGACTCGGTTACAGG TGGATCGATTTTCTACCTCCCGCATCGGCAATTCTCTTCGAATTATTCGTGAAATCGGCCGTCACGAAGGGGGGCTCCGAGCGTTTTACCGTGGTCTTACTCCCAATCTTGTCGGGAATTCTGTGAGCTGGGGACTATACTTCCTGTGGTATCGCAATCTCAAAGACGCATTGAATACATTTTACGGGCCGCAGAAAAATGGGTTGGACTCTTTGGATTATTTCGTTGCGTCTGGCACCGCCG GAGTTCTCACTGCTGTTTTGACCAATCCCATATGGGTGATCAAAACTCGTATGCTATCAACAGGTGCTAACGTAACTGGAGCCTATCCCTCCATGACACATGGTATCCGCGAAATATACCGGTCAGAAGGGTTTAAGGGATTCTACCGTGGCATGATACCCGCTTTGTTCGGAGTTGGTCACGGTGCATTGCAGTTTATGGCATACGAACAGTTGAAACGATATCGTTCGCAGTCGATGTCCTCTGGTCTAACTACTTCCGATTCTGGCGCCGGTAAACTTGGCAACGTAGACTATTTGGCTTTGTCTGGATTGTCGAAGATATTTGCCGGAAGCGTTACTTATCCCTACCAGGTTTTGAGGGCACGCCTCCAGACGTATGACGCCGCTGGTACATATCGAGGACTCGGCGACGTGATAGCCCAAATCTGGCGTCGAGAGGGTCTCGCAGGCTTTTACAAGGGACTTGGACCTAATCTCTTCCGAGTCCTGCCCAGTACCTGGGTGACATTTTTGGTTTATGAGAATATGAGGGAATACTGTCTACAACCGTGA
- a CDS encoding uncharacterized protein (EggNog:ENOG410PR32~COG:J~BUSCO:15687at33183) — protein sequence MAAAGRPNVSEDLVWEIVRSQNSFLVNRKSGGGARFTRDPLNLTNVHTRKYSGFSSNKAVGIQAAENNGLTVSTKRPGNPNQPAKNVVNTPISGTSHNRKVYKGVANRVVLGGYRPDLRAEAVARASAIRQSQRPKKDAPERKPRGAKARKAAEKAE from the exons ATGGCCGCTGCCGGAAGACCCAACGTTTCTGAGGACCTCGTCTGGGAGATTGTTC GCTCCCAGAACTCTTTCTTGGTCAACCGCAAGTCTGGGGGTGGTGCCAGGTTTACTCGTGACCCTCTGAACTTGACCAACGTTCACACTCGCAAG TATTCCGGCTTCTCCAGCAACAAG GCTGTCGGAATCCAAGCTGCTGAGAACAACGGCCTCACCGTTTCCACGAAGAGGCCTGGCAACCCCAACCAGCCAGCTAAGAATGTTGTGAACACACCTATCTCCGGCACCAGCCACAACCGCAA AGTCTACAAGGGTGTTGCCAACCGAGTCGTGTTGGGCGGCTATCGTCCAGATCTCCGTGCTGAGGCTGTTGCCCGCGCCAGCGCTATCAGACAAAGCCAGCGCCCAAAGAAGGATGCTCCAGAGAGGAAGCCAAGAGGCGCAAAGGCCCGCAAGGCTGCTGAGAAGGCGGAGTAA
- a CDS encoding uncharacterized protein (EggNog:ENOG410PGH8~COG:C~BUSCO:9392at33183), with amino-acid sequence MKAAVLGASGGIGQPLSLLLKICPLVDELALFDVVNTPGVTADLSHISSVAKTSGFLKDDDGLKKALTGTDLVVIPAGIPRKPGMTRDDLFKINAGIVKELVQGVADYCPKAFVLIISNPVNSTVPIAAEVLKAAGVFDPKKLFGVTTLDVVRAETFSQEFNGQKNPADTVIPVIGGHSGETIVPMFSQAKPAFTVPADRYDALVNRIQFGGDEVVKAKSGAGSATLSMAWAGFRFAESVIKAVKGQKGIVESTFVYLPGVQGGDSIIKKTGLEFFSTPVELGASGAEKAIDILDGATEKEKQLLDVCYKGLKGNIEKGIDFVKNPPQK; translated from the exons ATGAAGGCTG CTGTTCTTGGTGCTTCTGGCGGCATTGGCCAG CCCCTTTCCCTCCTCTTGAAGATTTGCCCTTTGGTTGATGAACTTGCTCTTTTTGATGTTGTTAACACTCCTGGCGTTACTGCCGATTTGTCTCACATTTCCTCCGTTGCT AAAACGTCTGGATTTCTcaaagatgatgatggcttGAAGAAAGCCCTTACTGGGACCGATCTTGTCGTTATTCCTGCTGGAATCCCCC GCAAGCCTGGTATGACTCGCGATGATCTTTTCAAGATCAATGCTGGTATCGTCAAGGAATTGGTCCAGGGCGTCGCCGATTACTGCCCCAAGGCTTTCGTTCTTATCATCTCTAATCCTGTCAACTCTACCGTTCCGATTGCCGCCGAGGTCCTGAAGGCGGCGGGCGTCTTCGACCCCAAGAAACTCTTCGGTGTCACCACCTTGGATGTCGTCCGTGCTGAAACCTTCTCTCAGGAGTTCAACGGCCAGAAGAACCCCGCTGACACCGTGATCCCTGTTATCGGCGGTCATTCTGGCGAGACCATTGTCCCAATGTTTAGCCAGGCCAAGCCTGCGTTCACCGTCCCAGCAGACAGATATGATGCCCTTGTGAACC GTATTCAATTTGGTGGAGACGAGGTCGTCAAGGCAAAGAGTGGCGCCGGATCGGCCACTCTGTCTATGGCATGGGCAGGATTCCG ATTTGCGGAGAGTGTCATCAAGGCTGTTAAGGGCCAGAAGGGCATCGTCGAATCTACTTTCGTCTATCTTCCGGGAGTTCAGGGTGGTGATTCTATCATCAAGAAGACCGGATTAGAATTCTTCTCAACCCCAGTTGAGCTTGGA GCCTCTGGTGCCGAGAAGGCTATCGATATCCTCGATGGCGCCACggagaaggagaagcagCTTCTAGACGTCTGCTACAAGGGCCTCAAGGGCAACATCGAGAAAGGAATTGACTTTGTCAAGAACCCTCCACAAAAGTAA